Proteins from one Flavobacterium branchiarum genomic window:
- a CDS encoding DUF7674 family protein has product MKNQVSTIYKQAERFAEITKTAIITGNIIRAKKCLALAERLYITGSYETKSAISNVYVFSVSSFMELRHCTISDLFPKSLKAEYIKQINSSGV; this is encoded by the coding sequence ATGAAAAATCAAGTCAGCACGATTTATAAGCAAGCAGAACGGTTTGCGGAAATCACTAAGACAGCTATCATTACAGGAAATATTATTAGAGCAAAAAAATGTTTAGCACTTGCTGAGCGGCTTTATATTACGGGAAGCTACGAAACTAAAAGTGCTATTTCGAATGTGTACGTTTTCTCGGTTTCTTCTTTTATGGAATTACGTCACTGTACGATTTCTGATCTGTTTCCAAAATCGCTGAAGGCAGAATATATCAAACAAATTAACTCTTCGGGAGTATAA
- the kdpF gene encoding K(+)-transporting ATPase subunit F, with translation MTALFIIALAVFGYLIYVLIKPEKF, from the coding sequence ATGACTGCACTATTTATTATTGCCCTTGCCGTTTTTGGCTATTTGATTTATGTATTAATCAAACCCGAAAAATTTTAA
- a CDS encoding aldehyde dehydrogenase, whose product MDYKNDIGYRKETLKKLLFNIQKSEDLIIKALHDDFKKPAFEAVLTETNYVISELKDTIKNIHDWAKPKRVFPSILNFPSTDYIYKEPYGKVLILAPWNYPFQLALCPLISAVAAGNKVILKPSELTPKTAEIITEIIQKTFHINHVEVVQGGVEVSQKLLEKRWDYIFFTGSVGVGKVVAKAAAENLTPVTLELGGKNPCIIDETANLKLAAKRIVWGKFINAGQTCIAPDYILIHKDMKDYFIGYLKDEITKAYGHNPQESSDLARIINTKNWVRLDSMIDRNKIVFGGQTDAKNLYISPTIIDEPSMESAIMQEEIFGPILPIITYKTEADIKNVIEQYEKPLALYVFSENRNFIKKIISRYSFGGGCINDTIVHFSNKRLPFGGVGHSGIGAYHGKLSFDIFSHHKGIVKKANWLDLPMRYAPYKDKLAMIKKILDWM is encoded by the coding sequence ATGGACTATAAAAATGATATTGGTTACAGAAAAGAGACGCTTAAAAAACTACTATTTAACATCCAAAAAAGTGAAGATTTAATCATTAAAGCGTTGCATGATGATTTCAAGAAACCTGCTTTTGAAGCAGTTCTAACTGAAACTAATTATGTTATTTCTGAACTAAAAGATACAATAAAAAACATTCACGATTGGGCTAAACCTAAGCGTGTATTCCCATCCATCCTTAACTTTCCTTCTACCGATTATATCTACAAAGAACCTTATGGAAAAGTATTAATTCTTGCTCCTTGGAACTATCCTTTTCAATTGGCGTTATGTCCCTTAATTTCGGCTGTAGCAGCAGGAAATAAGGTAATTTTAAAGCCATCTGAACTTACTCCAAAAACTGCAGAAATAATAACCGAAATAATCCAGAAAACATTCCACATCAATCATGTCGAAGTAGTACAAGGAGGTGTTGAAGTTTCACAAAAACTTTTAGAGAAACGCTGGGATTATATATTTTTTACTGGTAGTGTCGGAGTTGGAAAAGTTGTTGCAAAAGCCGCAGCGGAGAACCTTACTCCTGTTACACTTGAACTTGGAGGTAAAAACCCATGTATTATTGATGAAACTGCTAATTTAAAATTAGCCGCTAAAAGAATTGTTTGGGGTAAATTCATTAATGCAGGACAAACTTGTATTGCCCCCGATTATATCTTGATTCACAAAGATATGAAAGATTATTTCATAGGATATCTAAAAGATGAAATCACCAAAGCTTATGGCCACAACCCACAAGAATCATCCGATTTAGCAAGGATAATTAACACTAAAAACTGGGTACGATTAGATAGTATGATTGACAGAAACAAAATCGTTTTTGGAGGTCAAACAGATGCCAAAAATCTTTATATCTCACCTACTATTATTGATGAGCCAAGCATGGAAAGTGCAATCATGCAAGAAGAAATTTTCGGCCCAATATTACCTATAATCACATACAAAACCGAAGCAGATATAAAAAATGTTATCGAGCAATACGAAAAACCTTTAGCGCTTTATGTATTTAGTGAAAATCGAAATTTTATTAAAAAAATAATCTCCCGTTATTCATTTGGTGGAGGATGTATAAATGATACAATTGTACATTTTTCTAATAAAAGACTTCCGTTTGGAGGTGTCGGACATAGTGGTATTGGTGCTTATCATGGAAAATTAAGTTTTGATATTTTCTCGCATCATAAAGGCATTGTGAAAAAAGCAAACTGGCTCGATTTACCCATGCGATACGCTCCGTATAAAGATAAACTGGCTATGATTAAAAAAATATTAGATTGGATGTAA
- the panB gene encoding 3-methyl-2-oxobutanoate hydroxymethyltransferase: MSVAKKDYKRITTKSLIEMKANGQKISMLTAYDYTMAKIVDTAGIDVILVGDSASNVMAGHETTLPITLDQMIYHASSVVRAIERALVVVDLPFGSYQSDPKEALRSAIRIMKESGGHAVKLEGGKEIKESIKKILNAGIPVMGHLGLTPQSIYKFGTYTVRAKEEDEAEKLIADAKMLEKIGCFALVLEKIPAHLAQKVAESISIPVIGIGAGGQVDGQVLVIHDMLGMNNEFSPRFLRRYMNLYEGMTTAISQYVDDVKSGDFPNTNEQY; this comes from the coding sequence ATGTCTGTAGCAAAAAAAGATTATAAAAGAATTACAACAAAATCATTAATTGAAATGAAAGCCAATGGGCAAAAAATTTCAATGCTTACGGCTTACGATTATACAATGGCCAAAATTGTTGATACTGCCGGAATTGATGTAATTCTCGTGGGAGATTCTGCTTCAAATGTAATGGCAGGTCATGAAACTACTTTACCTATTACTTTAGACCAAATGATTTACCACGCATCTTCTGTAGTGAGAGCTATCGAAAGAGCATTGGTTGTTGTTGATTTACCTTTTGGAAGTTACCAATCAGACCCAAAAGAAGCTTTACGTTCTGCTATCAGAATCATGAAAGAAAGCGGTGGTCATGCTGTAAAACTTGAAGGTGGAAAAGAAATTAAAGAATCTATAAAAAAGATATTAAACGCTGGAATTCCTGTTATGGGACATTTAGGTTTAACTCCTCAATCGATATACAAATTCGGAACATATACTGTTCGCGCTAAAGAAGAAGACGAAGCCGAAAAACTAATCGCTGATGCAAAAATGCTAGAGAAAATAGGTTGTTTTGCTTTGGTTCTAGAAAAAATTCCTGCTCATTTAGCTCAAAAAGTTGCCGAAAGTATCTCAATCCCAGTTATCGGAATTGGAGCTGGTGGTCAAGTAGATGGTCAGGTTCTTGTAATTCATGATATGCTAGGAATGAACAATGAGTTTAGCCCTCGTTTCTTAAGACGCTACATGAACTTATACGAAGGAATGACTACAGCAATTAGCCAATATGTTGATGATGTGAAATCTGGTGATTTCCCTAATACGAATGAACAATATTAA
- a CDS encoding PAS domain S-box protein → MVLNYSLISTIAHWSDLTGLSNELLLRHSTVSTNFFIFYDSPKFPMLGLALLGFVIFLIYHFFNIKKQLGNFIEKENENETSDKEYLLYFLFLGITIIIIEIVNEIFKVRPKSLLVVNTSIGLFFLLFYFLTYKIDYLRKNVQSIFITGFLLFFCYIVRNVVVLPDDITPIISFIVALYFSYSVLKPIKLYWLFSSLLFLFLIDATISQLITVKTAVILINFSLITFVVNYVKYAVLLNQKDKFRFSNEIVHKGNSLSIASNRKGEILFCSDTIIDILGYTPEEVMGMGFWKHTEDPEFMGEDYHLNYTDNKLYIRKLKCKNGEYKYIQWKDKKFSENLIIGIGQDITEQINTRDLYKNLIQTATDLIFETDDDGNFIFINEFAIATLGYSQSEIISHNYLEFIRLDHITNAMRFYENLEENLKKKENDFPAIEIPLLTKNKEELWVSLKVIIRKNDLGEITGYAGIARDITKLKIIEIENKIRQEKIEYYNTVSKKLSTTNFSNYEDISSVVQLIIKEAALASKTNRVSYWKFTEDTITCTNLFSTDNKKLDKKIVLKKVDYPIYFDSIVNKTIINAPNVFNQLEISEFTKDTFLKNDIKSMLDLPIFTNGQITGILCFESTPNTRIWDNEDISFGRTISDIISITVSSQMRLIAEKKLEFKSQLLSALALCTEKFLLSKNTSKMFEQTFDIIRKASKADHLFYYEKDNNTKLINQKHKWARKGVVKQITKLQSFNTEKLHEIFALAQNKKILNTLTSKLKDSFFKELLLANEIKSILILPLYINDKFIGFIGFDDCTNEKKWTEDEIYILQSLANNISSTLERNRSETRIHESEEKFKLIANNIPGTVYLSKFDELATKIFLNDEIENLTGYPKSKFLENKLSFMSLMHPDDKETIIKNQISDLKKGIPIHCVYRIKRKSGEYIWIEEFGDVIKKGNTIDFVGGIYFDITSKKEAEDAIKAKQIAEAANKSKSNFLANMSHEIRTPLNGIIGFTDLLMKTDLMEIQQKYMITINQSAQSLLNIINDILDFSKIEAGKLELNIDHYDIREVLNEVTDLLLYESNLKNLTLELNIHKDIPSCFWIDIVRVKQILINLLANAVKFTEKGTIKLDVTILDKVNNFYTIRFSVSDTGIGILEENKKRIFQAFSQEDSSTTRKFGGTGLGLTISNKLLSLMDSHLKLESEINVGSTFYFDLNIQSCDVYDPIFIENSIEDNTTVYALTEEQLAKKIKFLIVEDNNVNRLLLRATIKNLFVNAVIYDAENGKEAVELYKTVDPDIIFMDIQMPVMNGYEATKAIRELKSGKKKPIIAVTAGAEKDEKQNCINAGMTGYIPKPIIKGSIEKAIIKSIF, encoded by the coding sequence ATGGTTCTTAACTATAGTTTAATATCAACAATAGCTCATTGGTCAGACCTAACAGGCTTGTCCAATGAGCTATTGTTACGTCATAGTACAGTAAGCACTAATTTTTTTATTTTTTACGACAGCCCTAAATTTCCAATGCTAGGGCTCGCTTTATTAGGTTTTGTTATTTTCTTGATTTATCATTTTTTCAATATAAAAAAACAATTAGGTAATTTTATTGAGAAAGAAAACGAAAACGAAACCTCTGACAAAGAATACCTTCTCTATTTTTTGTTTCTAGGAATTACTATTATAATTATAGAAATTGTCAATGAAATATTCAAAGTAAGACCTAAAAGCTTACTAGTAGTAAATACTTCAATCGGCCTATTCTTTTTATTATTTTATTTTCTTACTTATAAAATTGATTATCTACGTAAAAATGTACAATCTATCTTTATCACAGGATTTTTGTTGTTTTTTTGCTACATCGTACGCAATGTCGTAGTACTACCCGATGACATTACTCCTATAATTAGCTTCATTGTAGCCCTTTACTTTTCATACAGTGTTCTAAAACCAATAAAATTATACTGGCTTTTTTCAAGTTTACTATTTCTGTTTTTGATTGATGCAACCATATCTCAACTAATTACTGTAAAGACAGCTGTAATTTTAATCAACTTTTCGCTTATTACATTTGTTGTCAATTATGTAAAATATGCTGTTTTATTAAACCAAAAAGACAAATTTCGTTTTTCGAATGAAATCGTACATAAAGGAAACTCACTCAGTATTGCAAGCAATCGTAAAGGAGAAATTTTATTTTGTAGTGATACAATAATTGACATCCTTGGATATACTCCCGAAGAAGTTATGGGAATGGGATTTTGGAAACATACCGAAGACCCCGAATTTATGGGCGAAGATTACCATTTAAACTACACCGACAATAAACTCTACATAAGAAAATTAAAGTGTAAAAATGGAGAATACAAATACATTCAATGGAAAGATAAAAAATTCTCTGAAAACTTAATCATTGGAATCGGACAAGATATTACTGAACAAATCAACACACGAGATTTATATAAAAATCTAATTCAAACAGCCACAGATTTAATTTTTGAAACTGACGATGATGGAAATTTTATTTTTATCAATGAATTTGCAATTGCAACATTAGGTTATTCTCAATCAGAAATCATATCGCATAATTACCTAGAATTCATTCGTCTAGATCACATTACCAATGCGATGCGTTTTTATGAAAATCTTGAAGAAAATCTAAAGAAAAAAGAAAATGATTTTCCAGCTATAGAAATTCCTTTATTGACTAAAAACAAAGAAGAATTATGGGTCTCACTCAAAGTTATTATTCGTAAGAATGATTTAGGAGAAATAACCGGTTATGCTGGTATCGCAAGAGATATCACCAAACTAAAAATCATTGAGATAGAAAACAAAATTAGACAAGAAAAAATAGAATACTACAATACTGTATCCAAAAAATTATCGACTACCAATTTTAGTAATTATGAAGATATAAGCAGTGTTGTTCAACTAATAATTAAAGAAGCTGCACTTGCTTCAAAAACTAACCGTGTAAGTTATTGGAAATTCACAGAAGACACTATTACTTGTACCAATTTATTTAGCACAGACAATAAGAAACTCGACAAGAAAATAGTCTTAAAAAAAGTAGATTATCCCATTTACTTTGACTCTATAGTAAATAAAACCATAATTAACGCCCCAAACGTATTCAATCAATTAGAAATATCCGAATTTACAAAAGATACTTTTTTAAAGAATGATATTAAATCAATGTTGGACCTTCCTATTTTTACAAATGGACAAATTACTGGTATTCTTTGTTTTGAGTCGACACCAAACACAAGAATTTGGGACAATGAAGACATCAGTTTTGGTCGAACAATTTCAGACATCATATCCATCACTGTTTCATCTCAAATGAGATTAATAGCTGAAAAAAAATTAGAATTCAAAAGTCAGTTATTATCAGCATTAGCACTATGTACTGAAAAATTTTTACTTAGTAAAAACACTTCTAAAATGTTTGAGCAAACCTTTGACATAATAAGAAAAGCTTCAAAAGCAGATCATCTGTTTTATTACGAAAAAGACAATAATACAAAACTTATAAACCAAAAACACAAATGGGCAAGAAAGGGAGTTGTAAAACAAATTACAAAATTACAAAGTTTTAATACCGAAAAATTACACGAGATATTTGCTCTTGCTCAAAACAAAAAAATACTAAACACACTCACCTCAAAGCTTAAAGATTCTTTTTTTAAAGAACTATTGCTTGCCAACGAAATCAAATCTATTTTGATTCTTCCTTTATACATCAACGATAAATTCATTGGTTTTATCGGATTTGACGACTGCACTAATGAGAAAAAATGGACTGAAGATGAAATCTATATTTTACAATCTTTAGCCAATAACATTTCATCCACATTAGAAAGAAACCGAAGCGAAACTAGAATTCACGAAAGCGAAGAAAAATTCAAGCTAATTGCGAATAACATACCTGGTACTGTTTACCTATCTAAATTTGATGAATTAGCAACAAAAATATTCCTAAATGATGAAATAGAAAACTTAACTGGTTATCCTAAATCAAAGTTCCTAGAGAATAAATTATCTTTCATGTCACTAATGCATCCAGATGACAAAGAAACCATCATTAAAAATCAGATTAGCGATTTAAAAAAAGGAATCCCAATACATTGTGTTTATAGAATAAAAAGAAAGTCTGGAGAATATATCTGGATAGAAGAGTTTGGTGATGTCATCAAAAAAGGGAATACGATTGATTTTGTAGGCGGTATTTATTTTGATATTACAAGCAAAAAAGAAGCAGAAGATGCTATAAAAGCCAAGCAGATAGCAGAAGCCGCAAATAAATCAAAATCGAATTTCTTAGCAAACATGTCACACGAAATAAGAACTCCTCTAAATGGCATTATTGGTTTTACCGATTTATTAATGAAAACAGACCTTATGGAGATTCAACAAAAATACATGATTACAATTAACCAGTCTGCACAATCATTACTCAATATTATAAATGACATTTTAGACTTCTCTAAAATTGAAGCTGGAAAATTAGAATTAAATATCGATCATTACGACATTAGAGAAGTACTCAATGAAGTTACCGATTTGCTGTTATACGAATCCAACCTTAAAAATCTTACTTTAGAACTTAATATTCATAAAGACATACCTAGTTGTTTTTGGATCGACATAGTTCGAGTAAAACAAATTCTAATCAATCTACTTGCAAACGCTGTTAAATTCACCGAAAAAGGAACTATTAAACTAGATGTTACAATTCTTGATAAAGTAAATAACTTTTATACCATCCGTTTTTCTGTTTCTGATACTGGAATTGGAATACTCGAAGAAAATAAAAAACGTATTTTTCAGGCATTTTCACAAGAAGACAGCTCTACAACTCGAAAATTTGGAGGTACGGGATTAGGACTAACCATTTCTAACAAATTACTTAGTTTAATGGATAGCCATTTAAAACTAGAAAGTGAAATAAACGTAGGTAGTACTTTTTATTTTGATCTAAACATTCAAAGTTGCGATGTATATGATCCCATTTTTATCGAAAACTCCATCGAAGACAATACTACTGTTTACGCCTTAACCGAAGAACAACTTGCTAAAAAAATAAAATTTCTTATTGTAGAAGACAATAACGTTAACCGATTATTACTAAGAGCTACTATAAAAAACCTATTTGTAAATGCAGTAATATATGATGCCGAAAACGGAAAAGAAGCCGTTGAATTATACAAAACTGTAGATCCAGACATTATCTTTATGGATATACAAATGCCTGTTATGAATGGATATGAAGCCACTAAAGCAATTCGGGAATTAAAATCAGGCAAAAAAAAACCAATCATTGCTGTAACTGCAGGAGCCGAAAAAGACGAAAAACAAAATTGTATCAATGCTGGAATGACAGGATATATACCAAAACCAATCATAAAAGGTAGCATTGAAAAAGCTATAATAAAATCTATTTTCTAA
- a CDS encoding RluA family pseudouridine synthase codes for MKILSNKDNLQVLHEDNHIIVVNKRVGDIVQGDKTGDKPLSDIVKEYIKAKYNKPGDVFLGVIHRLDRPTTGIVVFARTSKALTRMNELFSNRETQKTYWAVVKNKPKETTAKLVHFLKRNEKNNTSKAHLKEVPDSKLASLDYTVFKELQNYVALEINLHTGRHHQIRAQLSAIGSPIKGDLKYGFDRSNPDGGIHLHARKLTFIHPVTKEPLTIIAPTPDEVIWNAI; via the coding sequence TTGAAAATACTTTCCAATAAAGACAACTTACAAGTTTTACATGAAGACAACCATATTATTGTGGTTAATAAGCGTGTGGGTGATATTGTACAAGGTGACAAGACAGGTGACAAACCGCTATCGGATATTGTAAAAGAATATATTAAAGCGAAATACAACAAACCAGGTGATGTATTCTTGGGAGTTATTCATCGTTTGGATCGTCCTACAACAGGAATAGTAGTTTTTGCTCGAACAAGCAAAGCATTAACGCGTATGAACGAATTGTTCAGTAACCGTGAAACTCAAAAAACGTATTGGGCAGTTGTCAAAAATAAGCCTAAGGAAACGACAGCCAAATTGGTTCACTTTTTAAAGAGAAACGAAAAAAACAATACATCAAAAGCACATTTAAAAGAAGTTCCAGATAGTAAATTAGCTAGTTTGGATTATACTGTTTTTAAAGAACTACAAAATTATGTAGCGCTGGAAATCAATTTACATACAGGCAGACATCACCAAATTAGAGCACAACTTTCGGCAATTGGATCACCTATAAAAGGAGATTTAAAATATGGATTTGACAGAAGTAATCCTGATGGAGGAATTCACCTTCATGCCCGAAAACTAACCTTTATACATCCCGTAACCAAAGAACCACTTACTATTATTGCTCCTACTCCCGATGAAGTGATTTGGAATGCTATATGA
- the ypfJ gene encoding KPN_02809 family neutral zinc metallopeptidase, producing the protein MKWKGTRESDNVEDRRGMSSGGKTIVGGGIIGIIILLVNIFGGENAQFITPVLEQMQGSQPSQTEAVAPLSKEDEEMGHFVKAVLARNEETWDKIFTENGMTYKYPKLVLFRNSVQTQCGGATSASGPFYCPADQKVYMDLAFFEELKTRFGAKGGDFAIAYVIAHEIGHHIQTLLGTSAKMRRAQEGKSEAQANKLSVALELQADFYAGVWAHYNQQYLEEGDIDEALSAANAVGDDAIQSKMQGQVVPDSFTHGTSEQRMYWFKKGFSTGDIKQGDTFAEIR; encoded by the coding sequence ATGAAATGGAAAGGTACAAGAGAAAGTGATAACGTTGAAGACAGAAGAGGAATGTCGTCAGGTGGAAAAACTATTGTAGGAGGCGGAATAATTGGTATTATAATTTTACTAGTAAATATTTTTGGTGGTGAAAATGCACAATTTATAACTCCTGTTTTAGAACAAATGCAAGGTTCTCAACCCAGCCAAACCGAAGCTGTTGCGCCATTAAGCAAAGAAGATGAAGAAATGGGGCATTTTGTTAAAGCTGTTCTGGCAAGAAACGAAGAAACTTGGGATAAAATTTTTACTGAAAACGGAATGACATATAAATATCCTAAATTAGTTTTATTTAGAAATTCTGTACAAACTCAATGTGGTGGAGCAACATCAGCATCCGGCCCGTTTTACTGTCCTGCCGATCAAAAGGTATACATGGATTTAGCTTTCTTTGAAGAACTAAAAACTAGATTTGGTGCTAAGGGTGGTGATTTTGCAATTGCATACGTTATAGCGCACGAAATTGGACATCACATACAAACATTATTAGGGACATCGGCAAAAATGCGTAGAGCACAAGAAGGAAAAAGCGAAGCCCAAGCCAATAAATTATCTGTAGCCCTAGAGCTTCAAGCCGACTTTTACGCAGGCGTTTGGGCACATTATAACCAGCAATACCTAGAAGAAGGAGATATAGACGAAGCCTTGAGTGCAGCAAATGCAGTTGGCGATGATGCAATACAGAGTAAAATGCAAGGACAAGTAGTTCCAGACTCATTTACACACGGCACATCAGAACAACGAATGTATTGGTTCAAAAAAGGATTTAGCACAGGAGACATCAAGCAAGGAGATACTTTTGCAGAAATTAGATAA
- the bshB1 gene encoding bacillithiol biosynthesis deacetylase BshB1, with protein MKLDILAFGAHPDDVELGCAGTILKEISLGKKVGIVDLTRGELGTRGSAELRDLEATAAANILGVTVRENLAMRDGFFVNDEAHQLEVIKMIRKYKPEIVLCNAIDDRHIDHGKGSKLVSDACFLSGLMKIETSLEGEAQTAWRPKLVYHYIQWKNIEPDFVVDITGFTEKKIESILAYGSQFYDANSKEPATPITSKNFLESLNYRAQDLGRLVGVDFAEGFTIERCLAVSSLDNLM; from the coding sequence ATGAAATTAGATATATTAGCTTTTGGAGCGCATCCGGATGATGTAGAGTTGGGTTGTGCTGGAACAATTTTAAAAGAGATTTCTTTAGGGAAAAAAGTTGGGATTGTAGATTTAACCCGAGGCGAGTTAGGTACTCGTGGATCTGCCGAACTAAGAGATTTAGAAGCGACGGCCGCAGCAAACATATTAGGAGTGACTGTACGCGAGAATTTAGCAATGCGTGATGGGTTTTTTGTAAATGATGAAGCGCATCAATTAGAGGTTATTAAAATGATTCGTAAGTACAAACCAGAGATTGTATTGTGTAATGCAATTGACGATCGCCATATTGATCATGGAAAAGGAAGCAAATTAGTTTCTGATGCTTGTTTTTTATCTGGACTAATGAAGATTGAAACAAGTCTTGAAGGAGAAGCGCAAACAGCATGGCGTCCTAAGTTGGTTTATCATTATATTCAGTGGAAAAATATAGAGCCAGACTTTGTTGTAGATATCACAGGATTCACTGAAAAGAAGATAGAATCCATTTTAGCGTATGGTTCGCAGTTTTATGATGCAAATTCTAAGGAACCTGCTACTCCAATTACGAGTAAAAACTTCCTTGAGAGTCTAAATTATCGTGCGCAAGACTTAGGAAGGTTAGTTGGGGTAGATTTTGCTGAAGGATTTACTATTGAAAGATGTTTGGCAGTCAGTAGTTTAGATAATTTGATGTAA
- a CDS encoding sigma-54-dependent transcriptional regulator, which yields MLKKILIIDDEEKLRNLLARIIRSEGFEVFEAPDLKSGYKKLEQNDIDVVLCDVKLPDGNGVDFLQKIKLAFPLTEVILLTAFGNIPDGVQAMKNGAFDYIVKGDDNDKIIPLLYKALEKVQLQKKVKQLEKRISDKYSFDNIIGKSKGLEQVIDLARRVSKTDSTVLLTGETGTGKEVFAQSIHENSNRVGKSFVALNCSTFSKEILESELFGHKQGAFTGAIKDKKGFIEEANGGTLFLDEIGEMPLELQAKLLRVLETSEYIQLGDTTPRKSNFRLIAATNRNLKTESEEHRFRSDLYFRLNIFEIKIPSLRERVKDIELLTQYYVKQFSDKTNKKALSVDGAFMQKMESYQWPGNIRELKNVIERSVILVNGDVLTVDVLPYEMQHQVDKTSKIVSAFSMQSVEKLHIQKVLNYTKGNKAEAARLLEIGVATLYRKLDEYNIH from the coding sequence ATTTTGAAAAAGATACTTATTATTGACGATGAAGAAAAATTACGTAATCTTCTCGCTAGAATTATACGTTCGGAAGGTTTCGAAGTTTTTGAAGCACCAGATTTAAAATCAGGTTACAAGAAATTGGAGCAAAATGATATTGATGTTGTGCTTTGTGATGTTAAACTTCCTGATGGAAACGGAGTTGATTTTCTTCAAAAGATAAAGTTGGCTTTTCCACTTACAGAAGTTATTTTGTTAACTGCTTTTGGTAATATTCCAGATGGGGTTCAAGCCATGAAAAATGGAGCTTTCGATTATATTGTGAAAGGAGATGATAATGACAAAATTATTCCGCTTTTGTATAAAGCTTTAGAGAAAGTACAACTGCAGAAGAAAGTCAAGCAACTCGAAAAACGTATTTCGGATAAATATTCATTTGATAATATTATTGGAAAATCAAAAGGATTAGAACAAGTGATTGATTTGGCACGAAGAGTTTCTAAAACAGATTCGACTGTGCTACTAACAGGTGAAACAGGAACAGGGAAAGAAGTTTTTGCTCAGTCTATTCATGAAAATAGTAATAGAGTTGGAAAATCATTTGTGGCATTAAACTGCAGTACTTTTAGTAAAGAAATCCTCGAGAGCGAATTATTTGGACATAAACAAGGTGCTTTTACAGGTGCAATTAAAGATAAAAAAGGTTTTATAGAAGAGGCAAATGGAGGAACTTTATTTCTTGACGAAATAGGGGAGATGCCATTAGAGTTACAAGCAAAGTTATTGCGTGTGCTAGAAACCAGCGAATACATTCAGCTAGGAGATACTACGCCTCGAAAATCTAACTTTAGATTGATTGCTGCAACCAATAGAAATTTAAAAACAGAAAGTGAAGAACACCGTTTTCGATCGGATTTATATTTTAGGTTGAATATTTTTGAGATTAAAATTCCGTCTTTGCGCGAAAGGGTAAAAGATATCGAACTATTGACTCAGTATTATGTAAAGCAATTTTCGGATAAAACCAATAAGAAAGCGTTGTCTGTAGATGGTGCTTTCATGCAGAAAATGGAATCGTACCAATGGCCTGGAAATATTCGTGAACTGAAAAACGTTATAGAACGATCTGTTATTTTAGTTAATGGTGATGTTTTAACGGTAGATGTTTTACCATATGAAATGCAACATCAAGTGGATAAAACGAGCAAAATAGTTTCTGCATTCTCTATGCAGAGCGTAGAAAAACTTCATATTCAGAAAGTATTAAATTATACTAAAGGAAATAAAGCCGAAGCAGCACGCTTACTTGAAATAGGTGTTGCGACTCTTTATCGGAAATTAGACGAATATAATATTCATTAA
- a CDS encoding four helix bundle protein, translated as MHRFKDLEIWKLSRKFCSDIYTITSNFPEVEKFGLTNQLRRASVSVPSNIAEGCSRSSNKDFSRFLEISIGSIYEIETQLLIAFDLGYIELIKLEELCFKLDKIVKMTSKFRSILK; from the coding sequence ATGCATCGATTTAAAGATTTAGAAATTTGGAAATTAAGTAGAAAATTTTGTTCTGATATTTACACTATTACTTCAAATTTTCCTGAAGTAGAAAAATTTGGACTAACTAATCAACTTCGTAGAGCCTCAGTTTCTGTACCTTCGAATATAGCTGAAGGCTGTTCTAGAAGTAGTAATAAAGATTTTTCTAGGTTCTTAGAGATATCAATTGGTTCAATTTATGAAATTGAAACTCAACTATTAATAGCTTTTGATTTAGGTTATATTGAACTAATCAAATTAGAAGAATTATGTTTTAAGCTTGATAAAATTGTCAAAATGACTTCTAAATTCAGATCAATATTAAAATAA